taaaaatgtaattttgttGTGTAGGGAAACATTCTGTATCGCTTTCCGTCGCTGCAACGCACAGCTTCTGGATCTAGTAGAAGAAAGGAATACGTGGGAAAATGGTTTGACTTTGTTGCAGATATGGACAAGTTCTTCAAGGAGAAAAAATGGCAATTTAGGTTCTTATCATTGTTTTCCTCCTAGAAGTTTTATTATCTTACACTTAAAGACATATGTTATTGTTCAGTTGGTGATAATGaaatcttctttctttcttcacaGTAAAACTAGTTCATCCGAGAGAGCAATGGTCGTTGGCCTAGGTGCTTTTAATCTCTTTGGTGTCATTGTTCTAAACTCCTTGCTAAAGTAAGCCCCTCCTAGAATTATACTCCACCTAATATTCTCTTGTGTGTGTATTTGATGTATACATCGCAACCTTGTTCTTGTCTTCGTTTCCAGGGAGATGGCTGTCACACCAAGTGGGTTTCTTACATTTGTTCAGAACATTTATCCACTACTTCAGGTTTGatctagtttcttttttttttttatcaaattgtTTCCTACTTCTGGTTTCAAACTATTCCTACTTACTCATGTACAAACGACTATGCAGGTCTACGCAGGTTCATTTTTCGCCATCCCTTTGATTCGGTGGTTTTCGATAAAGAGAAAGAATGAACAGATAGAGAATAGAAACAAAGCTCGGCTACAGTTTGCACGAGCACTTGAATCTCCAGATATCGCTCTACGGCGTAAGGTAGGCACTCACTCCAGTGGTTATTATATCTGCAATAAATACAGGCAAATGGGAACTATGTAACAACGTCTTTTGAAACTGATGCAATGCAGCTACTAAGTGCAAGGGATATGGCTCAAAATACAGTGATAGGGAAGGAGAGGATCGTGTATACTACAGATAAAGACATGATTGAACAAGACTACGAGGCAGAGGAATGGGACAGACGTTTCCGAGAGGTGGAAAAGTCGGATTAAAAATGTGAGCAAATCCAGCTTCACATGTTTTTGCAACTACTAATAGTTTTATATGAAAGGCGTGCATTTATTAATCTCAATTGATTCCAGGGACTTGCGACAGCAAAACTCACAATTGATCCGGAAGACAGAACTATCTCAATAACTTACTTGGACACTCATCAAGTTGCTGCGGACGACACAAGGCATGGTATATACTATATAGAATTGTTGCTCTCTTTGAGTTGAGACAAGAGAAAGTCATTGGTTTCACAGGTCTCTTAAGTTAAAGAACTAACACAACCATACCTGCACTTGGTCTTGGTCTTGTACTCTTGTTTATATGTTATCATCCAAGAGATCCTTGCTAGAGttaccaaagaaaaaaatagattatgtACAGTgatatttatgtatatacaaAAGTCCATTTTCTTGCTCACGAGGAATATTCATCATGATTCTCTTTGTATTCATTGCTTTTAAATGATCTTAAAGGAcgaaattgaattttttttcttaacaataaGGACGAAGTTGATCATAAAACGAAATAGTGGGGCCAGTTTGGAAAGGATTAAAAGTTGTAGGGGGGAGTTATAGAAACAATTTACGTGGACGCTCTCAGAAGAAGCGTGGTGACCAAATCCAAATCCTCTTGTCTCGCCtcctccatcatcatcatcgtctgTGTTTTTTAACGAACCTCCTAGAAAAGGAAGAAACTTTCCAAAGAGCTTGAAATAGATTTGTCTTTCCATGACGAAAAATctctaaaatcaaatattttttttttgagaaagaaagagagattgTGAAGAGGAGAAGATGTCTAGTAGATCTCTGGTGAAACGTTTTGTCCCTTACGTGTCTGCTCGTATAAGAGAGAATCATAGGATGCTTAATTATTGTTCTtccgcttcttcttctgctcTCAAAGAAGCTTCTTCCTCCCGATCTGAATCTCCTTCTCTCGAAGCTGTTCACCTTAGCGACAATTGTATCCGGGTATGTCATCATATCTCAAAGTTCTCAACTTTCTGTCATTTCAATTGATAATACCTTGTATGGTATGTTAGGACAGTCATtaattgtgtgtttttgtctTGACCGTTTATGGTTTGTCGGGGGGTTGGTCAGAGAATGAAAGAGTTGCAATCGAGTGAGGCGGAGAAGAAGCTGCTTCGATTGGGTGTAGAAACAGGAGGTTGTTCTGGTTTCCAGTATGTCTTTGAGCTTGATCATACAACCAACCCCGATGACAGGTCTACTTTCCTCTCCTCTTACCCTCAAGCTATAGAAGAATCATCCCCAcaaaatcgttttttttttgtttgtctctTCTTAAACATTCTCAGGGTTTTCGAGAAGAACGGTGTTAAATTGGTTGTAGATAATGTCTCTTATGACTTTGTCAAAGGCGCTACTGTTGATTACGTCGAGGAGCTCATCCGTTCTGCTTTCGTGGTAAACCCCCCTTCTTGAcactctgttttcttttcttttacattcATTTGCTCATATATAGCATTAGTGAAAGCATATATGTTTGGCCTGAGCTGACTGGAGTGAGTCCAGAAGCCAGTTTATTAACTATCATACGTAACATCATGTCTTCCTTGTGGTGGCCTGTGTTTTTGTATTCAGTATTTTTCATTTGATCTCTGACGTTTGATGTGTTCAGGTAGCTGAAAACCCGGCCGCAGTGGGAGGATGCAGTTGTAAGAGCTCCTTCATGGTGAAACAGTGAAGCATTCTTCTTTTACATGACTAGAAAACCAAATTTgatccctttttttttgttatttacttGTACAATGTCTCACAAGGTTTTGCTATGTATCATCAAAAAGGTATAACTAGGGAAAGATAACAAACCGTGTAGGCTTGTACCTCAGCAAAATCATATATAAGTTCATCCTATTTTTATACAATAATGGAATGGTTTACACAAAAGAGGATAGTTTGTATCTTCTCTTTATAAAACAGTTGATCTCTACCTGTTCTTGATCATACTTCATAGATCTCAAATTACAAATCCAGCTGATGAAAGTGAGTCCTTGTGTGTACCTAACAGAGAAGAGCGACTTAACTCCTTCAGCTTTCCCTTCTCCAACAAGAACACCCTCTGCGCCATCATCACTGTCTCCAGTCTATGTGCAATCACAATTACCTGTAGTATATGCAAACATTCGCTTAAAATGTTTTGTTTAGAAGAGAAGAGCTGGGATGCTTTGTTTGTTACCGTATGGTCTTGCATTACACGTTCAAGAGCTTGTCTGACTAGCAACTCCGACATACTATCCAATGCTGATGTTGCTTCATCCAAAATCAGTATGGATGAGTTCTGATACAGCGCTCTTGCTATAGCTAGTCTGCACATTTTGCCATTGTTAACAACAACACTATATGAAACTGGTTTTGGATGAAATAATCACTCTTCTTGACCAACCTCTGTCTCTGGCCTCCGCTTAAGCTTGAACCCCTGGGACCTATTCCTGTGTTGTATCCCTCTGGTAGGTTTCTGATAAACTCATCAGCATTTGCAGTTTTTGCAGCATGCTCAACTCTCTTCATGTCGATTCCTGTAGTGAGATCTCTGTACCCAATGTTCTCAGTAACTGTCCCTGTAAACAAAGTCTTGTATGTGTAGCAAAGATAAGCAAGTCACTACGATAAACCATTATAAACAATCTTGCAATGAGTTACGAACTTACAATGTCCTGCGAAACCAGACCAACATGCTGCCTCAAACTCTCCAGTTTGATATCCTTGATGTCCTTTTTGTCAATATAGATAGAGCCTATAAaaagtggaaacagaaactttgcTGAAACATTGTGACTACGATGGGACAAGTAAAGAAAACAAGAGTTTTGTGTACGTACCAGAGGAAGGTTCGTAGAGGCGAAGAAGCAATTTAATCAGTGTTGTCTTCCCTCCACCAGATGGGCCAACAAGAGCTATAGTCTCTCCTGCTTTGATATGAAGATTCAACCCATCTAAAACAGGAAGCATCTCTTCTCCATACTTAAACGAAACATTGCACAACTCAACCTCGCCTGCGACCTTTTCCAGTCGAATGGCTTCAGGTCTCTCGATCACCTTAGATTTTAAGGAGGCTAAATCAAATAAACGTTCAATCGCTGGCTCTCCTTGTTTCAATTCATTATAAGCTTTCCCCAGATCCTGCACCACCATTCTTTATATTCAAAATTCCCAATAAGACAGCTCCAATAACTTAAGAGACAAGACATGAAACGCCATACTGTGACAAAACGTATATACCTGGACAGGCTCAATCAAGAAAGCTAAGGATGTCATAAAGGAAACAATGGCACCAGAGCTTAAGGAAGATCCAGAAAGTGTCACGGCTCCAACACAGAACACGGACAACGAACCGAGATAGATAACTTGAACAATCTGAGGGATAAGCgacttcattttcttcttcttaaaacGCTCAGATAGATCAGCACGAGCAAACCTCTGAAACCTTACAGTCTCGGAAACCTCTGCGTTGTTAGCCTTCACAAACAAAATTGCAGGAAGCACCTGtcgattgaaaaaaaaaaagctctctgctttagtaaaaaaaaagaaaaactcaaagtgaagaacagaggaaacagagacGAATACCTCGTTCAAGTAGGCGGAGAGTGAAGCAGAGGCAATCTGAGACTTTCTTGATATCTTACGAAGCCGATCACCAAGAAACGCTATGACTAGCGCAACAGATGGGATCACctacaaaatcaaaacaaatgaaatttttgaactttaacagaaacaagaaacaaaaagacaaTAACTTTCACTCACCAGTGCGGAGACTAGTGTGAGGAGAGGACTTGCAACAAGCATATGTGTGGCCATAGCAGATATCTGGAAAGCACTAGGCACAACTGTCTGCAATACAGagcattaaaaaaaacagaaccttTTTTAGCGaagtaatgattttttttgtttttaattattattacacACATTGAGAAGAGCATAGATAGTGTCGGAAACTTCAGAAGCTTCGGCGGTGATACGAAACGCGATATCTCCCGACGAGATCCCGTTCCCACCTTCGAAGAACTCAAGCTCTCTCTCCAGCACCCTCCGGTACGCGAAGACGCGGATCCTGTAGACGGAGTTCAGAGAAGCCTCCCATAGATACGCTTGCTGGAGATACCCCGCGACGACTCTGGCGAGAAACAGAGCCGCGAGGACGAGACCAGCGTTTGTGAGCTTCGTTGGGGTTGTGGCGTTGAGGTTGGAGGTGAAGGAACCGATCCTGGGGATGATCTGGGAGAGGGAGACGACGGAGACGAAGCTGCAGAGCCAGCCGGAGAGGATGGTTTTGGATTCGGATTGGAGATAGGGCTTAACGTTCTCGAAGGGTTTTAGAACGGTTACGTTGGCACGAGTAAGGGAAACAGAGGATTTTTTTGAGCTCAGGTGTCTCGGCGATGGATGGATTGGGGGTTTGAGAAAGAGAGGTGAGGTTCGTCGGTGGCGCTGCGGCGGAGGAAGGAGGAAATACGGCGTCGTTGGGCGGAGGAGAAATGGCATTTTTTTCTCCTTGCTCAAAACAGAGAGAATCGAATCGAATCAACGTTTTATATTTCGATTTGTGGGTGGCAGTTCTTCTTAACCGGAGATGGTTCAATTTGAATTTCGGTTAATTATCCCGGAATTAAAACGGTTTAATCTGATTCAAGGAACAAAAAGGGAGCTGAGTTATACTGTTGttgttatgtgtttttttttgaaaaaggaacTGTTGTTGTTATGCTGTATATTATGTATGTAATGAAACCTcttgaataaatttattttcacaattttagtattatttatttgatttctaatatttttcatcTGATTTAAGGAATAAAGAGAAAgctattatatgtttttttctcttccaATGTTGATGATTCTCAAAGTGCCCAAAGACTGAAACATGTGGTTCTAGTTGCCAAAGCCACGAGGACCTGGATTGCTTGATGCAGACTCCACAAATTTCTTCCTCGAGTCCgcctttctcttcttcctccttgcGGTTCCTGGTGGAGCCTGGATAAGATTCATTAACAACAATCCATTAGACTCTCTGTTCACAATGTGAAAGGTgaacaagaagaaagaaaccttTTGTTCTGCTTTCATTGCGTCCTCGAGCTCGCTTAATGCAGGAATGGATCCTCCTTCCATTACTCCCATCAAGTTCTTCATCCTCACTCTCATTTGGAATATTTGTGCCACAAGTTGGCCCAccttaacaacaacaacaacaaccaaacACAGTATTGAATCTTCTTTTCTTGTCTGAGGTCTGAACTAGCTTCTGAGTGAGATGAGTGTACCTGTTGTTCTGTTTTTCCTGAATCTGTAGCAActcttttccttctctctggAGATTCTGCTAGTAACTCTGGCTTCTCCCTTTCCTCTGTCCAACGCAACCAAAGGAGAGAATAAGACAttgttttgtattaaaatgaaatgaaaGAAGAGAACAAAACCAGGTGTCATGGCTTCGATCATTGCTTCCATGACTACAAGACTCTTCTCAGCGTCTCGTATCTGCGCTGGACTCACTTTACCCATCCCGGGAATCATTCCAAGAACTCGTGTCATCGAACCCATTTTGGCAACAGCACGAGTCTGCTTTAAGAAATCGTTAAAGTCGAACTTTGCACTCATTATCTTCTTCTGTAGATCCTCTGCATCTTCTTGACGCATCTATTATATACACACTCATATCAAAAGACATCAGCAAGAGAGGGACACAGAGGGAAATTTTTTTACTGAACACTCACAACTTCTTCTGCCTTCTCTACAAAAGAAAGCACATCTCCCATTCCAAGAACTCTTCCAGCCATTCTATTGGGATAAAAGGGTTCAAGATCCTCCATTCGCTCTCCGCGTCCTACCAGTTTTATCGGCTTTCCAGATACCTAGTGACATCCATTTTTTTTAAGAGCAACACTAGCAATGATGTGTTCTCTATATACATACCTTCAAAATGTTCATGTCAACAGAAGGAGAAGAACTCACCTCCTTGACACTCAAAGCAGCACCACCTCTTGAATCACCGTCTAGCTTTGTCAGTATGGCTCCTGTGATTCCTATCTCAACATTGAATGTCGTCACCAATGCTGTGGGAAAAGTACCAAAGTTAGAGGTTTGTATACATCAGAGCCTAAAAATCAAGAAAACTAATACATGCACAAGTGAATAGAAAACCAAAACAGAGAACCTGCGGCTTCTTGTCCAGTCATGGCATCAACAACTAGCAACACTTCTGTGGGGTTCAGAACTTTCTTCACGTCTTTTAACTCATCCATCATCCCTTTATCTATCTGTCACAAACAGGCAATTCAAGGCTAAAGTATTGTGATAcaaacaactcaacaaagaaagaaacattaccTGAAGTCTCCCTGCAGTATCCATAATAACAACATCCACATTGTTCTTCTTAGCTTCTTGTAGACCTTCCTTAGCTATATCTGCAGGTTTTACTTCAGTCCCTGCTGTATAAACCGGCACACTAACCTGACACAAAGAAAGCATCAGAGAAAACATTTGTTTACGGAATAGAATATCATTGAAACATTTTGTTCACACACAGATATTACTCTTCAGAAGTCCAAATTCTAATACCTGTTCCCCTAAAATGACAAGTTGATCGATGGCAGCAGGTCGGTACACATCTCCAGCAATAAGCATGCAAGATTTTCCCTGTAAAAGTTATgatcaaattataataaatgtCAGTATAATTTGACAAAGAGTGACAATCCCACCACCATTGTATCTTGGAAAATAATACATACCTGCTTCTTTAGGTAACAAGCTAGTTTAGCGCAAACCGTTGTCTTCCCGACCCCTTGGAGGCCAGCAAGCAATATAACAGTAGGACCAGACTTAGAAAACTGGAGCTCGGATACTTCTCCACCCATCAGCTTCACTAGCTCATCATGTACAATCTACAATAAACCCGTGAAGGTGGCCAAGCTTTAAGTTGTATTGAAAGAAACTCAAAATGATCAAAGATACAGCAACAACAAGCTTAAGAAGAGGCAAATAGCTGCTATTTACTTTGACCAACTGCTGGTCTGGTTTGACTCCTCGAATGACACCAATTCCAACGGCTTGGTCACTAACAGATTGAACAAATCTTCTAACAACTGGGAGGCTCACctgttaaccaaaaaaaaaatttacattcaCACATGCCTTctctacaagaaaaaaaaacagaaaaaagaaaatacaaacatCAGCTTCAAGGAGAGCTCTTCTGATATCCCTCATTGGCTCAGCAATATTCTCCTTTGTCAAAACCTCTGCAAGGTTCAAAAATAAACGTAACTTTCCTTTTAAATCATATGATCATCCATtatgcatcatcatcatcagctagTGGAAATTACACGAGATATTCCTTTAAGAAAAGCTATGTGTTTTTTTTGAGTCGAACCTTCTCCTTTGAGTTTGGTCCAAGCAGCCTCGAGGCCACTAGTCAACTGACCAAACATCTCCGCCCTCACTTGACTCCTCCTCCTTCCATGTCCAACAGCTGTCTTCGATTTCTTCACCCAACTCCATATCTCCCTCTAACTCTCAACATACAAAACAACACTTATTAACCACAAAAACCTAACGGAattgagagagaaaaaaatgcAAGTACCGTGGAGGAGGTGTTGttagaagaagagagagaagctgaattggtggtggtggtggttccgGTGAATGCTGCTGAACTAAACGCAGCCCTACCTGCTCGTCTCTCCGTCCAGATCTGTGTACACGGTACTCTATTCACAGAGAAACGGCTCGAAATTTGCAGAGCCTCCATAAGTAGTCAAGTGAAgtgatcgaagaagaagaaagctcaACAATAGTTTTATCCTTTTGTTTCAAAGAAAtaaatcaaacttttttttggatGGTTCCCGTTTTATCCTTAATGACGTGTCCTATTCACATCCGTTGATCTGTTCATTTTACAATACGTCGCCGTtccaaaaattgttatttacaaTACGTGTTATTATTTTTCAAGTGTTTGCCGCCGGCAAACCAAAGTAGAGAGTTTGACCAGACTGCGtttttcatattatatgatCATCATCAGC
The sequence above is drawn from the Raphanus sativus cultivar WK10039 chromosome 7, ASM80110v3, whole genome shotgun sequence genome and encodes:
- the LOC108817656 gene encoding iron-sulfur assembly protein IscA-like 2, mitochondrial, with translation MSSRSLVKRFVPYVSARIRENHRMLNYCSSASSSALKEASSSRSESPSLEAVHLSDNCIRRMKELQSSEAEKKLLRLGVETGGCSGFQYVFELDHTTNPDDRVFEKNGVKLVVDNVSYDFVKGATVDYVEELIRSAFVVAENPAAVGGCSCKSSFMVKQ
- the LOC108817654 gene encoding ABC transporter B family member 29, chloroplastic; translated protein: MPFLLRPTTPYFLLPPPQRHRRTSPLFLKPPIHPSPRHLSSKKSSVSLTRANVTVLKPFENVKPYLQSESKTILSGWLCSFVSVVSLSQIIPRIGSFTSNLNATTPTKLTNAGLVLAALFLARVVAGYLQQAYLWEASLNSVYRIRVFAYRRVLERELEFFEGGNGISSGDIAFRITAEASEVSDTIYALLNTVVPSAFQISAMATHMLVASPLLTLVSALVIPSVALVIAFLGDRLRKISRKSQIASASLSAYLNEVLPAILFVKANNAEVSETVRFQRFARADLSERFKKKKMKSLIPQIVQVIYLGSLSVFCVGAVTLSGSSLSSGAIVSFMTSLAFLIEPVQDLGKAYNELKQGEPAIERLFDLASLKSKVIERPEAIRLEKVAGEVELCNVSFKYGEEMLPVLDGLNLHIKAGETIALVGPSGGGKTTLIKLLLRLYEPSSGSIYIDKKDIKDIKLESLRQHVGLVSQDITLFTGTVTENIGYRDLTTGIDMKRVEHAAKTANADEFIRNLPEGYNTGIGPRGSSLSGGQRQRLAIARALYQNSSILILDEATSALDSMSELLVRQALERVMQDHTVIVIAHRLETVMMAQRVFLLEKGKLKELSRSSLLGTHKDSLSSAGFVI
- the LOC108817655 gene encoding signal recognition particle subunit SRP54, chloroplastic, producing MEALQISSRFSVNRVPCTQIWTERRAGRAAFSSAAFTGTTTTTNSASLSSSNNTSSTREIWSWVKKSKTAVGHGRRRSQVRAEMFGQLTSGLEAAWTKLKGEEVLTKENIAEPMRDIRRALLEADVSLPVVRRFVQSVSDQAVGIGVIRGVKPDQQLVKIVHDELVKLMGGEVSELQFSKSGPTVILLAGLQGVGKTTVCAKLACYLKKQGKSCMLIAGDVYRPAAIDQLVILGEQVSVPVYTAGTEVKPADIAKEGLQEAKKNNVDVVIMDTAGRLQIDKGMMDELKDVKKVLNPTEVLLVVDAMTGQEAAALVTTFNVEIGITGAILTKLDGDSRGGAALSVKEVSGKPIKLVGRGERMEDLEPFYPNRMAGRVLGMGDVLSFVEKAEEVMRQEDAEDLQKKIMSAKFDFNDFLKQTRAVAKMGSMTRVLGMIPGMGKVSPAQIRDAEKSLVVMEAMIEAMTPEEREKPELLAESPERRKRVATDSGKTEQQVGQLVAQIFQMRVRMKNLMGVMEGGSIPALSELEDAMKAEQKAPPGTARRKKRKADSRKKFVESASSNPGPRGFGN